In Lacibacter sp. H375, one DNA window encodes the following:
- a CDS encoding LTA synthase family protein, giving the protein MSKVRDGDGAEVLKSFLFGLPMDIATTAYIATLPMLAWAFLFFAGKVPVRSNLYRWYMIVMIVLIGFLTIVDVNTYREWGTKLNYRAFQVFFTTPSLALASSMIPPVFISLIVGVVLIVIGLLFYFRSKPVVQIHEYPHMVKRIGIVFAIFALYVVALRGGISTSPLSISSAYYSNNQSLNHAAVNTEWNLVRDIIDHQSATNNPYMFMDMKEANAVCDSLLTTKDSTVLFLDTSKPNVVLIILESFTADLMASLDGEKNVTPFLDSLAAKNLLFTNVYASGSRTDIGFLTIHSGFPSQAISSLLTIPEKAKKMPSISSSFYQNGYHTSFYYGGESDFYNFRSFILNKDYKRLVDIRDFGKKDINSKWGAHDDVVLKRLLNDLKQEPQPFFSTVLTLSNHEPFEIPVKARFPGNDITDKFRSTAYYTDQSLKEFFTAASKENWYKNTLFVLVADHGHRLPTNKHEIYMARRSQVPLLFAGDVLKQEYKGKRINVLGSQGDIPATLLAQMGLDHKTFYWSKNLMNPNIRQFAFNSFDNGFLWIEKDGQVAFDNNNRKVINREAAPASEKLMVRRGQAVLQKVYQEFISY; this is encoded by the coding sequence ATGTCAAAAGTGCGGGATGGCGATGGGGCAGAAGTCTTGAAATCGTTCCTATTTGGGTTACCGATGGATATTGCCACCACAGCTTATATTGCCACATTACCAATGTTGGCCTGGGCTTTTTTGTTTTTCGCAGGAAAAGTACCGGTTCGCTCAAATTTATACCGCTGGTATATGATTGTCATGATCGTGTTGATCGGGTTTCTTACCATAGTTGATGTTAACACCTACCGTGAATGGGGGACAAAACTGAATTACCGTGCTTTCCAGGTATTTTTTACAACCCCATCGCTTGCGCTGGCCAGCTCAATGATTCCACCGGTTTTCATTTCGTTGATCGTTGGTGTGGTACTGATCGTTATTGGTTTGCTTTTCTATTTTCGATCAAAACCCGTTGTGCAAATCCACGAATATCCTCACATGGTTAAACGCATCGGTATTGTATTTGCCATATTTGCTCTTTACGTAGTTGCATTACGTGGTGGTATTTCTACATCGCCTTTGTCCATTTCATCAGCTTATTATTCAAACAATCAATCGCTGAATCATGCAGCAGTTAATACCGAATGGAACTTAGTGAGAGATATCATCGATCATCAATCTGCCACCAACAATCCATATATGTTTATGGATATGAAAGAAGCAAACGCTGTGTGCGATAGTTTGCTTACCACAAAAGATTCAACCGTACTCTTCTTAGATACAAGCAAACCGAACGTTGTTTTAATTATCCTTGAAAGTTTTACAGCTGACCTGATGGCATCTCTTGATGGTGAAAAAAATGTAACACCATTTCTCGATAGCCTAGCTGCAAAGAACTTATTGTTTACAAATGTTTATGCATCTGGTTCACGTACCGATATTGGTTTCTTAACCATTCATAGCGGATTTCCTTCGCAGGCTATCAGCAGTCTGTTGACAATTCCTGAAAAAGCGAAGAAGATGCCTTCTATTTCTTCTTCCTTTTATCAAAATGGTTATCATACTTCCTTTTACTATGGAGGTGAATCTGATTTCTATAATTTCCGTTCTTTCATTTTAAACAAAGACTATAAGCGACTTGTCGACATTCGTGATTTTGGAAAGAAAGATATTAATTCAAAATGGGGTGCACATGATGATGTGGTGTTGAAGCGCTTACTCAACGATTTGAAACAAGAACCGCAGCCATTCTTTTCAACTGTGTTAACATTGAGCAATCATGAACCATTTGAGATACCGGTTAAAGCCCGGTTCCCGGGTAATGATATAACGGATAAATTCAGAAGTACGGCTTATTACACCGATCAGAGTTTAAAAGAATTTTTTACTGCAGCTTCAAAAGAAAATTGGTATAAGAACACACTGTTTGTCTTGGTAGCTGACCATGGCCATAGGTTGCCAACCAACAAACACGAAATTTATATGGCCAGACGTTCGCAGGTTCCATTGTTGTTTGCAGGTGATGTACTGAAACAGGAGTATAAAGGCAAAAGAATAAATGTGTTAGGCTCACAAGGCGATATTCCTGCTACATTACTTGCTCAAATGGGATTAGATCATAAAACATTTTACTGGAGTAAGAATTTAATGAATCCCAATATCAGGCAGTTTGCGTTTAATTCGTTTGACAATGGTTTTCTCTGGATTGAGAAAGATGGGCAGGTTGCATTTGATAATAACAACCGGAAAGTGATCAATAGGGAGGCAGCGCCTGCATCAGAAAAGTTGATGGTGAGAAGAGGCCAGGCTGTTTTGCAGAAAGTATACCAGGAGTTTATCTCTTATTAA
- a CDS encoding alpha/beta hydrolase has product MQLKTKRRLKNIFKIIVALYLIGGVALWYLQETIFFHPKKIRAGEPFRFEGPHEEVNIPVDESSTLNFVKFFPADTASSKGIVLYFHGNRENINRYAKASVCFTKHGYEVWMPDYPGFGKTTGKFNEERMYDDAHTIYKLAGKRFTPEQMIIYGRSLGTGVATELASNQTCKRLILETPYYSLPELAGAHFPMYPVQFLVRYQFPLYEYLQTVRVPVTIFHGTKDGVIPYKHSSRLKPLMKKGDEFITIEKGGHNNLAKYKMFQQKLDSLLR; this is encoded by the coding sequence ATGCAGTTAAAAACAAAGCGAAGATTAAAGAATATATTCAAGATAATCGTTGCGCTTTACCTCATTGGTGGAGTTGCACTGTGGTACCTGCAGGAAACCATCTTCTTTCATCCAAAAAAAATTCGTGCGGGAGAGCCTTTTCGTTTTGAAGGACCACACGAAGAAGTGAATATTCCTGTTGATGAGTCATCTACTCTCAACTTTGTAAAATTCTTTCCGGCAGACACAGCATCCTCTAAAGGAATTGTGTTGTACTTCCATGGCAACAGGGAAAATATTAACCGCTATGCGAAGGCTTCTGTATGTTTTACAAAACATGGCTATGAAGTATGGATGCCGGATTATCCCGGCTTTGGAAAAACAACAGGTAAGTTCAATGAAGAACGCATGTATGATGATGCACATACCATTTATAAACTTGCGGGCAAACGATTTACTCCTGAGCAAATGATCATCTATGGACGATCGTTGGGAACAGGTGTGGCAACAGAACTGGCAAGTAACCAAACCTGCAAGAGGTTGATCCTTGAAACACCTTACTACAGTTTACCCGAACTGGCAGGTGCACATTTCCCGATGTATCCGGTACAGTTTCTTGTGCGATATCAATTTCCTTTGTACGAATATTTACAAACTGTGAGAGTACCTGTTACAATTTTTCATGGTACAAAGGATGGGGTGATACCTTACAAACACAGCAGCCGCTTAAAACCTTTGATGAAAAAAGGCGATGAGTTTATCACCATTGAAAAAGGTGGTCATAATAACCTGGCAAAGTATAAAATGTTTCAGCAGAAGCTGGATAGTTTGCTGAGATGA
- a CDS encoding YceI family protein yields MIRQSILLFFTILLLAGTISAQSKFSTKSFQLIINGTSNVHDWSSKATNVIVTGDFGLNSTSLEKINAASVKVKTTSLKSTKDSDLMDGRTHSTLKADKYPEITYVFTKVLSVQQSGAETIMNITGNLTLGGVTKPTDLTLRIKTLPGGDLEVKGTRKILMSNHGIKPPSFMLGAMKVGDEVTLTYDVILKKA; encoded by the coding sequence ATGATACGCCAATCAATCCTTCTGTTTTTCACTATACTGCTTTTAGCAGGAACTATAAGTGCGCAAAGCAAATTCAGCACTAAATCTTTTCAGTTAATCATTAATGGAACTTCAAATGTTCACGACTGGAGTTCAAAAGCAACCAACGTTATTGTAACCGGTGATTTTGGTTTAAACAGTACAAGTCTTGAAAAAATAAATGCTGCCTCTGTTAAAGTAAAAACAACATCGTTGAAAAGTACAAAAGATTCTGATCTGATGGATGGACGTACACACAGCACATTAAAAGCTGATAAATATCCCGAGATCACTTATGTATTTACAAAAGTTTTAAGCGTACAGCAAAGTGGTGCTGAAACCATCATGAACATTACCGGCAACTTAACCTTAGGTGGTGTTACCAAACCAACTGATCTCACACTGCGCATTAAAACATTACCCGGTGGAGACCTTGAAGTAAAAGGTACCAGGAAGATACTCATGAGCAACCACGGTATTAAACCCCCAAGCTTTATGCTGGGTGCTATGAAAGTGGGTGATGAAGTAACACTTACTTACGATGTAATTCTTAAAAAAGCATAA
- a CDS encoding KUP/HAK/KT family potassium transporter, whose product MGKHTSKVTAAGLLIALGIIYGDIGTSPLYVYNAIIGNRVISETLIVGTLSCIIWTLTLQTTIKYVIMILRADNRGEGGTFALYALVRRRRKWLVIPAMIGGASLLADGIITPPISITSAIEGLKVLPQLRDMPVNTVVTIVLIILSLFFFMQQFGTGSIGKLFGPVMTVWFTMLAILGAAHVFDDLSIFKALNPYYAYDFLATYPEGFWLLGAVFLCTTGAEALYSDLGHCGKENIRISWVYVKICLLINYFGQGASLLANYNGKLIDSTFKAESGIHAFYDLMPHWFIIIGVAIATSAAIIASQAMISGAFTLISEAMRLNLWPRLKIVYPSEERGQLFIPGMNLFMFLGCTFVVLYFQESSKMEAAYGLAIIVTMIMTTMLFANFLVLHRVKPIYIWIFLVGYLTIEAAYLVALMDKFLHGGYITLIIGFVMFMVMYVWYRARKIKNRYVEFVRLDHYLPMLQELSNDMTVTKHATHLVYLTSANNPKEIEHKIIYSILNRKPKRADIYWFVHVDTLDDPYTCEYEVSTIIPNEVIRVEFRLGFRMQPRINLMFRKVVEDMVSNKEVNITSRYESLQRNNVVGDFQFVVMEKFLSQDNELPFFERIIMRFYFMVKKLGLSEEKGFGLDQSNVAVEKFPLIVAPISSLKLKRIYNEEDEE is encoded by the coding sequence GTGGGAAAGCACACATCAAAAGTAACAGCGGCCGGCTTGTTAATTGCGTTAGGCATTATTTATGGCGACATCGGAACTTCTCCCCTGTACGTTTACAATGCTATCATTGGTAACCGGGTCATCTCAGAAACACTCATCGTTGGCACATTGTCCTGTATTATCTGGACACTGACTTTACAAACCACTATCAAGTATGTGATCATGATCCTGCGGGCCGATAACCGTGGGGAAGGAGGCACATTTGCGTTGTATGCGTTGGTGCGGCGCAGGCGAAAATGGCTGGTAATTCCGGCTATGATCGGTGGGGCATCGCTGCTGGCTGATGGTATTATTACTCCCCCTATTTCTATTACTTCTGCTATTGAAGGTTTGAAAGTGCTGCCCCAATTGCGTGATATGCCTGTGAACACGGTTGTAACTATAGTATTGATCATTCTATCGCTGTTCTTTTTTATGCAGCAGTTTGGTACCGGTTCTATTGGTAAACTGTTTGGCCCGGTAATGACGGTTTGGTTTACCATGCTGGCCATACTTGGTGCTGCGCATGTGTTTGATGATCTCTCCATTTTCAAAGCATTGAACCCATATTATGCGTACGATTTTCTTGCCACTTATCCCGAAGGTTTCTGGTTGTTAGGTGCCGTGTTTCTTTGTACCACCGGCGCCGAAGCTTTGTATAGCGATTTGGGCCATTGCGGAAAAGAGAATATCCGTATCTCCTGGGTATATGTAAAGATTTGTTTGCTCATTAACTACTTTGGACAAGGCGCATCCCTTCTTGCAAACTATAATGGTAAACTTATAGACAGCACGTTTAAAGCAGAATCCGGCATTCACGCATTCTACGATCTTATGCCGCATTGGTTTATTATCATTGGTGTTGCCATTGCTACTTCGGCTGCAATTATTGCCAGCCAGGCCATGATCTCAGGAGCGTTTACGCTCATTAGTGAAGCCATGCGTTTGAACCTGTGGCCCCGTTTGAAAATTGTTTACCCAAGTGAAGAAAGAGGACAGCTGTTCATTCCGGGCATGAATCTTTTCATGTTCCTCGGTTGTACGTTCGTGGTGTTGTATTTCCAGGAATCATCAAAAATGGAAGCGGCGTATGGCCTGGCCATCATTGTTACCATGATCATGACCACGATGCTGTTTGCTAACTTCCTGGTGTTGCATCGGGTTAAACCTATTTACATCTGGATATTCCTGGTTGGGTATCTCACGATAGAAGCTGCTTACCTGGTGGCATTAATGGATAAGTTTTTACATGGCGGTTATATTACACTTATTATCGGGTTCGTGATGTTTATGGTGATGTATGTATGGTACCGTGCACGTAAAATTAAAAACCGTTACGTGGAGTTTGTGCGGTTAGATCATTACCTGCCTATGTTGCAGGAATTAAGTAATGATATGACGGTAACCAAACATGCAACGCATCTTGTTTACCTCACCAGTGCAAACAATCCAAAAGAAATAGAACATAAAATCATTTATTCCATCCTTAACCGCAAGCCAAAACGTGCCGATATTTACTGGTTCGTACATGTTGATACATTGGATGATCCTTATACCTGCGAGTATGAAGTAAGCACCATTATTCCCAATGAAGTGATAAGGGTTGAATTCCGTTTGGGTTTCCGTATGCAACCTCGCATTAACCTTATGTTCCGCAAAGTGGTGGAAGACATGGTGAGCAACAAAGAAGTGAACATTACCAGCCGTTACGAAAGTTTGCAACGTAATAATGTGGTGGGCGATTTTCAATTTGTGGTAATGGAGAAATTCCTGAGCCAGGATAACGAATTGCCTTTCTTTGAACGCATCATTATGCGTTTCTACTTTATGGTGAAGAAGCTTGGACTGAGCGAAGAGAAAGGCTTTGGTCTTGATCAGAGTAATGTTGCCGTTGAGAAATTCCCATTGATCGTGGCACCAATCAGCAGTTTGAAGTTGAAACGTATTTACAACGAAGAGGATGAAGAATAG
- a CDS encoding S66 peptidase family protein, with the protein MKRKHFLQSILPAGLLFTDGLHVNTEEKWADEPYHPPYLKDGDTIGITSPAGYITEKEIQPAIQQIESWGLKVKIGSSIGKRDFTFGGTDEERRADFQQLIDDPTVKAILCARGGYGFVRIVDQLDFSKMKVHPKWMIGFSDITVLHSHLNRNFGIASIHSKMCNSFPEDWSRAEPIQVETILSIRDALKGVEMKYTAPAHEKNRLGVATGILVGGNLKTLESLAGSKSDLRTTNKILFVEDTGEYLYSIDRMFWNLKRSDKLDHLAGLIVGGFKIKASEDASEEFGKNLYEIVMEKIPDCTYPVCFDFPVGHQKNNYALKCGVKHKLQVTTNGSTLTDIR; encoded by the coding sequence ATGAAGCGTAAGCATTTCTTACAGTCAATTTTGCCGGCAGGTCTTTTGTTCACAGATGGACTGCATGTAAATACTGAAGAAAAATGGGCCGATGAGCCATATCACCCTCCCTATTTAAAAGACGGCGACACAATAGGTATTACTTCACCGGCAGGATATATCACCGAAAAGGAAATTCAACCAGCCATTCAGCAAATTGAAAGCTGGGGATTGAAGGTGAAGATCGGCAGCAGCATTGGCAAACGTGATTTCACATTTGGCGGTACTGACGAGGAACGCAGAGCCGATTTTCAACAACTCATTGATGACCCAACTGTGAAAGCCATTCTTTGCGCACGAGGTGGTTACGGCTTTGTGCGTATTGTTGACCAGCTTGATTTCTCAAAAATGAAAGTTCATCCCAAGTGGATGATCGGTTTCAGCGATATTACTGTTTTGCATAGCCATCTCAACCGCAACTTTGGTATTGCATCCATTCATTCTAAAATGTGCAACAGCTTTCCTGAAGATTGGAGCAGAGCAGAACCAATACAAGTTGAAACTATTCTTTCCATCCGTGATGCATTAAAAGGTGTAGAGATGAAATACACAGCCCCCGCACATGAAAAGAACCGACTGGGTGTGGCAACAGGAATATTGGTGGGTGGCAACTTAAAAACACTTGAATCACTCGCAGGCAGCAAAAGTGACTTGCGTACAACCAATAAGATATTGTTTGTGGAAGATACAGGCGAATACCTCTACAGCATTGATCGTATGTTTTGGAATTTAAAACGCAGCGACAAGCTCGATCATTTAGCAGGACTGATAGTTGGTGGTTTTAAGATCAAAGCAAGTGAAGATGCATCTGAAGAGTTTGGTAAAAACCTGTACGAAATTGTGATGGAAAAAATTCCTGATTGCACATATCCTGTTTGCTTCGACTTTCCCGTTGGACACCAGAAAAATAATTATGCGTTGAAATGCGGAGTGAAACATAAATTGCAGGTAACAACAAACGGCAGCACATTAACTGATATACGATGA
- a CDS encoding carboxylesterase family protein, with the protein MRLLLVFIAFLFAGIVSAQTPVFEKKQYNYAEGKVLPYRILYPDNYDKAKKYPLVLFLHGAGERGDDNEKQLVHGSKLFLDAVNRKKFPAIVIFPQCPLNSFWAVRKVDTTVKPRAILFDYKGEANWPLIAANELVQKVTSEEAVDRKRIYVAGLSMGGMGTFETVYRYPKLYAAALPICGGADLDSYSNWTGKTPFWIFHGDADPVVNVKLSRDANEKLKSIKAKVKYTEYPGVNHDSWDNAFAEPTFLKWMFQQKRKK; encoded by the coding sequence ATGCGTTTATTGCTTGTGTTCATTGCGTTCCTGTTTGCCGGAATAGTTTCTGCACAAACTCCTGTTTTCGAAAAGAAACAATACAATTATGCCGAAGGGAAAGTGCTTCCTTATCGGATACTTTATCCCGATAATTATGATAAGGCAAAAAAGTATCCGCTTGTTTTGTTTCTGCATGGTGCTGGAGAAAGAGGCGACGATAACGAAAAGCAATTAGTACATGGTTCGAAGCTGTTTCTTGATGCGGTCAACAGGAAGAAGTTTCCTGCAATTGTCATCTTCCCGCAGTGTCCCCTCAATTCATTCTGGGCAGTCAGAAAAGTTGACACGACTGTAAAACCACGAGCAATATTGTTTGATTACAAAGGAGAAGCCAATTGGCCACTTATTGCTGCGAATGAATTAGTGCAAAAAGTAACTAGTGAAGAAGCAGTTGACCGGAAACGTATTTACGTTGCAGGTTTATCAATGGGTGGTATGGGCACCTTTGAAACTGTTTATCGTTATCCCAAATTATATGCTGCAGCATTACCCATTTGTGGAGGTGCGGATCTGGATAGTTATAGTAACTGGACAGGCAAAACTCCTTTCTGGATATTTCATGGCGATGCCGATCCTGTTGTGAATGTAAAGTTATCGAGAGATGCAAATGAAAAACTCAAATCGATCAAAGCAAAAGTGAAATACACAGAATACCCCGGAGTGAATCATGACAGTTGGGATAATGCATTTGCGGAACCAACTTTTCTGAAATGGATGTTTCAGCAAAAACGTAAAAAATGA
- a CDS encoding S66 peptidase family protein produces the protein MKIPSYLKKGDTIAITCPAGYMKLEKAQTCITVLQQWGYEVLVGKTLGSKSKTYFSGTDEERLNEFQAMLDAPEVKAILCGRGGYGVGRIIDQLDFTAFKKNPKWIIGFSDITIFHAHINRNFKIATLHSSMASAFNDGGYKNKYVQSIKAALEGKKAIYNYKTHRLNQTGKATAELVGGNLALIAHLIGTKSDYQTKGKILFLEDIGEQHYNIDRMMHQLKRSGKLNNLAGLIIGRFTDMQDTERPFGRKVYNIIHDLINEYKYPVCFDFPISHDKENLALKVGASYQLTVSKKTVQLKEQ, from the coding sequence ATGAAGATTCCTTCCTACTTAAAAAAAGGCGACACGATTGCCATTACCTGTCCTGCAGGATATATGAAGCTTGAAAAAGCACAAACATGTATCACAGTTCTTCAACAGTGGGGTTATGAAGTGTTGGTGGGTAAAACGCTCGGCAGTAAATCAAAAACTTATTTCAGTGGAACAGATGAAGAACGCCTGAATGAATTCCAGGCAATGCTTGATGCACCTGAAGTAAAAGCTATTCTTTGCGGACGTGGTGGCTATGGTGTTGGCCGCATTATTGATCAATTGGATTTTACGGCGTTCAAAAAAAATCCAAAGTGGATCATAGGCTTTAGTGACATTACCATCTTTCATGCACACATCAACCGCAATTTTAAAATTGCTACCCTGCATTCATCCATGGCATCTGCGTTTAACGATGGTGGTTATAAAAACAAATATGTACAATCCATCAAAGCTGCATTAGAAGGAAAGAAAGCCATATACAATTACAAAACACATCGCCTCAACCAAACAGGAAAAGCAACAGCCGAACTTGTTGGTGGCAATCTTGCATTGATCGCTCATCTTATCGGTACAAAAAGCGATTATCAAACAAAAGGAAAAATTTTGTTCTTAGAAGATATAGGTGAACAGCATTATAACATTGACCGTATGATGCACCAGTTGAAACGAAGTGGTAAATTAAATAATCTTGCAGGGCTCATCATCGGTAGATTTACTGACATGCAAGATACAGAACGACCTTTCGGAAGAAAAGTGTACAACATTATTCATGATCTCATTAATGAATATAAGTATCCTGTTTGTTTTGATTTTCCTATCAGTCACGATAAAGAAAACCTTGCATTAAAAGTGGGTGCTTCTTATCAATTAACTGTAAGCAAAAAAACAGTTCAATTAAAAGAACAATAA
- a CDS encoding alpha/beta hydrolase: MSSTILYIIIGYVLLMVIAYFIQEKFIFKPEKLAADFEFKYDAPFKEVSFNPEPGVTISGIHFNVKKPHGLIIYFHGNTRSIKGWGKYARDFFRFGYDVLLVDYRGFGKSIGKRSEVAMLRDMQFVYDQLCLQFPEDHILVYGRSMGSGFASKLAADNHPRYLILDAPYYSFRKVVERFLPFLPIRFVLRYHLRTDKWIQQVKCHTYILHGTKDWLIPLRHSERLQQINPRRITLIRIHGGGHNNLPSFPEYHNFIRDILKV; this comes from the coding sequence TTGTCTTCAACCATTCTCTATATCATTATCGGTTATGTCCTGTTGATGGTGATCGCATATTTCATCCAGGAGAAATTTATTTTTAAGCCGGAGAAACTGGCAGCCGATTTTGAATTTAAGTACGATGCTCCGTTTAAAGAGGTAAGTTTTAACCCCGAGCCAGGTGTTACCATCAGTGGTATTCATTTCAACGTAAAAAAACCTCACGGACTAATCATTTACTTTCATGGCAACACCCGCAGTATTAAAGGCTGGGGTAAATATGCACGTGATTTTTTTCGGTTTGGGTACGATGTATTGCTGGTTGATTACCGTGGTTTCGGAAAAAGTATTGGCAAACGAAGTGAAGTTGCCATGTTGCGTGACATGCAGTTCGTCTATGATCAGTTGTGCCTGCAGTTTCCGGAAGATCATATTTTGGTTTACGGACGAAGCATGGGCAGTGGTTTTGCAAGTAAACTGGCAGCAGATAATCATCCACGTTATTTAATTCTTGATGCACCGTATTACAGTTTCCGAAAAGTGGTGGAACGTTTTCTTCCATTTTTACCCATACGTTTTGTATTGCGTTATCATTTGCGCACAGATAAATGGATACAGCAGGTAAAATGTCATACTTATATCCTGCATGGCACCAAGGATTGGTTGATACCTCTCAGGCATAGCGAACGGCTGCAGCAGATCAATCCACGACGTATTACTCTTATCCGTATTCATGGTGGCGGACATAATAATCTGCCTTCTTTTCCCGAGTATCATAATTTTATCCGTGATATATTGAAAGTATAA
- a CDS encoding YceI family protein, whose protein sequence is MLRLFLILALFMLSADKLTPIRLAYHIDEKSQLYLLGSTNVNTFKCDCKDKFQPSILEGEINPSTRLIQFRNAKLHIKTKLLSCRNNVMNRDMHKALKAEEFPFITVDLLNAQPLHNEKEMQPGKVYSYNVNTVMHIAGISKPQLMQVKFLRTKDNLYKLTASKDILMSDYNIHPRTPFNIIKIDDIITIHFELLVTAGK, encoded by the coding sequence ATGTTACGTCTGTTTCTCATATTAGCTCTCTTCATGCTCTCAGCTGATAAGCTTACTCCCATCAGGCTGGCGTATCATATTGATGAAAAAAGCCAACTCTATCTCCTCGGTTCAACTAATGTGAACACATTCAAGTGCGATTGTAAAGACAAGTTTCAACCTTCAATTCTGGAAGGTGAGATCAATCCGTCAACAAGGCTGATTCAATTCAGGAATGCAAAACTCCACATCAAAACAAAATTACTGAGCTGCAGAAATAATGTGATGAACAGGGATATGCACAAAGCATTAAAGGCAGAAGAGTTTCCCTTTATTACTGTTGATCTGTTAAACGCACAGCCACTGCATAACGAAAAAGAAATGCAGCCCGGCAAAGTGTACAGTTACAATGTTAACACCGTTATGCATATTGCCGGTATCAGCAAACCACAATTAATGCAGGTAAAGTTTTTACGCACCAAAGACAATCTTTACAAACTCACTGCAAGTAAAGATATTCTTATGAGTGATTACAATATCCATCCACGCACTCCCTTCAACATCATCAAGATCGATGATATTATTACGATCCATTTTGAATTGCTGGTAACTGCAGGAAAGTAA